The Actinomycetota bacterium genome includes the window TTCGTGATGGGTGCCACGGCCGGCTCCGGCTCCGGCCAGATGCAGAGCCGGCTGATGGACGAGGCGGAGATCCGCCGGGCCCTCACCCGGATCGCCCACGAGATCCTGGAGCGGAACAAGGGCGCCGGTTCGCTGGCCCTTGTGGGCATCGCCGCTCGCGGCGACGACCTGGCCCGGCGGCTGGCCGCGGAGATCCGGCGCATCGAGGGTGCCGACGTCCCCGTGGGGGTCCTGGACATCACCTTCTACCGCGACGACATCGGGCTGCGCGCGGAGGCACCCGAGGTGCACGAGACCCGGATCGGGTTCGACATCACCGGGCGAACCGTGGTCCTGGTGGACGACGTGCTGTTCACGGGCCGGACCATCCGTTCGGCCATGGACGCGCTAGTGGACTTCGGGCGCCCCCGGGCGGTGCAGCTGGCGGTGCTGGTGGACCGGGGGCACCGCGAGCTTCCGATCCGGGCCGACTACGTGGGGAAGAACGTGCCCACCCGGGCCGACGAGCAGGTTCGGGTGGCGGTTGCCGAGACGGACGGAGAGGACCTGGTGGTCCTCGAGGCGGGACCGGGGGCGTCGCATCGTGCTTCGCCAGCCGGCAAGGGGGAGGAATGATCAAGCACCTGCTGTCGATCACGCAGCTGTCGAGGGACGACGTGACCCGGATCCTGGACACCGCGGACTCCTTCCGTGAGGTCGGGACCCGGGTCATCAAGAAGGTGCCCGCCCTGCGGGGCCGGACGGTGGTGAACCTCTTCTACGAGAACTCCACGCGGACGCGGATCTCCTTCGAGCTGGCGGCCAAGCGGCTGTCCGCCGACGTCATCAACTTCTCGTCTGGGGGCTCGTCGGTGTCGAAGGGGGAGAGCCTGAAGGACACCGCGCTGACGCTCCAGGCCATGGGAGCGGACGCCATCGTGATACGCCACTCCTCGTCTGGCTCGCCCGCCACGCTGACCCGATGGGTCACCGCGAGCGTGCTGAACGCCGGTGACGGCACCCACGAGCACCCCACCCAGGGGTTGCTCGACATGTATAC containing:
- the pyrR gene encoding bifunctional pyr operon transcriptional regulator/uracil phosphoribosyltransferase PyrR encodes the protein MQSRLMDEAEIRRALTRIAHEILERNKGAGSLALVGIAARGDDLARRLAAEIRRIEGADVPVGVLDITFYRDDIGLRAEAPEVHETRIGFDITGRTVVLVDDVLFTGRTIRSAMDALVDFGRPRAVQLAVLVDRGHRELPIRADYVGKNVPTRADEQVRVAVAETDGEDLVVLEAGPGASHRASPAGKGEE